A window of the Dyadobacter pollutisoli genome harbors these coding sequences:
- a CDS encoding FecR family protein, whose amino-acid sequence MKDDNFGCESLLNDDSFINWVLYGKDSFVWEEFVLLNPEHKDTIIRASQIIKELHEAEKITPSSADENKVWTRITTTLEAESQEVNASDPAEGRPAEGRYRKYKLVVSAAFLVLMLFGVWHFYISKNQITYRELVTHAGNVQELKEYINSGELPLKVKLPDGSVVTLSKNSKLSYPKQFEKQKRVVLMSGDAFFEVTKDPFRPFFVYANETITKVLGTSFRITAFDDEKKVTVNVRTGRVSVYKQSRIQTADPETMGLVLLPNQKVTFDRESESLVKNLIEIPVPIVTVPANEKKTFDEVPVSEIFTQLEKRYGIRIIYDQEQISKCIVSMALQNESLYDNLDVICKTIGGSYKEVDAQIVIESQGCQ is encoded by the coding sequence ATGAAAGACGATAATTTTGGTTGTGAGAGTCTTCTGAACGATGATTCCTTTATTAACTGGGTTTTGTATGGCAAAGATTCCTTTGTATGGGAGGAGTTTGTCCTACTGAATCCCGAGCATAAGGATACGATTATCAGAGCGTCCCAGATCATTAAAGAGTTGCATGAGGCAGAAAAAATCACACCTTCTTCGGCAGACGAGAACAAAGTGTGGACGCGCATCACGACGACACTGGAAGCGGAAAGCCAGGAGGTAAATGCATCCGACCCGGCTGAGGGGCGCCCGGCCGAGGGGCGATATCGAAAATATAAACTGGTAGTAAGTGCTGCTTTTTTGGTTTTAATGCTATTTGGCGTTTGGCACTTTTATATTTCAAAAAACCAAATTACCTACCGCGAGCTGGTCACACATGCCGGAAACGTTCAGGAGTTGAAGGAATATATTAATTCCGGTGAATTGCCATTAAAAGTCAAATTGCCCGATGGCAGCGTTGTGACACTGAGCAAGAACAGTAAATTAAGCTACCCCAAACAGTTTGAAAAGCAAAAACGCGTCGTTTTGATGAGCGGGGATGCTTTTTTTGAGGTTACCAAGGATCCTTTCCGGCCGTTTTTTGTCTATGCCAATGAAACCATTACGAAAGTGTTAGGAACGAGCTTCCGGATCACCGCTTTTGACGATGAGAAAAAGGTGACGGTGAACGTTCGGACCGGCCGGGTATCTGTCTATAAGCAGAGCCGGATCCAGACTGCCGATCCGGAAACAATGGGATTGGTATTATTGCCCAATCAGAAGGTCACCTTTGACCGGGAGAGTGAGAGTCTTGTAAAAAACCTCATTGAAATACCTGTTCCGATTGTCACGGTACCAGCTAATGAAAAGAAAACTTTTGACGAGGTACCTGTCTCCGAAATTTTCACACAGCTTGAAAAACGCTATGGGATCAGGATCATCTACGACCAGGAGCAGATATCAAAATGCATTGTCTCCATGGCACTGCAAAATGAATCGCTGTACGATAATCTGGATGTGATCTGTAAAACAATCGGGGGAAGCTATAAAGAGGTGGATGCCCAGATTGTCATAGAATCCCAGGGCTGTCAATAG
- a CDS encoding RNA polymerase sigma factor: MEKFTPNHDSELSSEWNIWHCFKQGNHQAFETLYKDYFKILNNYGSRLTSDSQLLEDAIHDVFIDLWRRKEYLADVENIRFYLFRALRNRIIRNGKNIFENKEDIDKFLDYLVSLSYEDQSIDSERMRDKTARIQNAIANLSERQREVINLRFYHALSLDEISILMGLSKQCVSNLLFKSYAVLRLKLKELSMLSTLTSLLVSQC, from the coding sequence TTGGAAAAGTTTACTCCCAATCATGATTCGGAGCTTTCTTCTGAATGGAACATCTGGCATTGTTTCAAACAGGGAAATCACCAGGCTTTCGAGACACTATATAAAGACTACTTCAAAATCCTCAACAACTATGGTTCCCGCCTGACTTCCGACAGTCAGTTACTGGAAGATGCCATTCATGATGTTTTTATCGATCTGTGGAGGCGAAAGGAATACCTGGCTGACGTGGAGAACATCCGGTTTTACCTTTTCAGGGCGCTCAGGAACCGGATTATCAGAAACGGGAAAAATATCTTTGAAAATAAAGAGGACATTGACAAGTTTTTGGATTACCTGGTTTCACTTTCTTATGAAGACCAGTCGATTGACTCTGAGCGGATGCGTGATAAAACGGCGCGCATTCAAAACGCCATCGCCAACCTGTCGGAACGGCAGAGAGAAGTAATCAACCTTCGGTTTTACCATGCGCTGAGTTTGGATGAAATCTCCATTCTGATGGGGCTGTCCAAACAGTGTGTGAGCAACCTTTTATTCAAATCCTATGCCGTTTTGCGCCTAAAATTGAAAGAGCTTTCCATGCTATCTACCCTCACATCTTTGCTGGTAAGTCAATGCTGA
- a CDS encoding urease accessory protein UreD: protein MIASLHIQVASRGERAYLRKAYFSPPFKLADITENKNGKFLHVMQMSSSPGILDGDRYQVNVEVGDRCHLQLHTQSYQRLFKMKTGASQHMEVHVGKGASFIYLPHPCVPQEDSDFSAVNKIYLSTGSVLVWGEIITCGRKLNGEIFRFSRYHSRTEIFLDNRLIIKENLRLLPGSECMEGTGMLEGFTHQASLVYQAECKPADHLLAVASAFLATQEDIIFGITSGAGTSILLRILGFKSEQLFFCLKEISDILTETK from the coding sequence ATGATCGCCTCGCTGCACATTCAGGTGGCTTCGCGGGGCGAGCGGGCTTATCTGAGGAAGGCTTACTTTTCACCACCATTCAAACTCGCCGATATCACTGAAAATAAGAACGGCAAATTTTTGCACGTCATGCAGATGAGTTCTTCACCGGGAATTTTGGATGGTGACCGGTACCAGGTCAACGTGGAGGTGGGTGACCGCTGCCATTTGCAGCTTCATACGCAGTCTTATCAGAGGCTTTTTAAAATGAAAACCGGCGCCAGCCAGCATATGGAGGTTCATGTAGGAAAGGGGGCCTCTTTCATTTATTTGCCCCATCCCTGTGTCCCACAAGAAGATTCCGATTTTTCGGCTGTCAATAAAATATACCTGTCAACTGGTTCCGTGCTGGTCTGGGGAGAAATTATCACTTGCGGCCGAAAGCTGAATGGAGAGATATTTCGCTTTTCAAGATACCATTCCCGTACCGAGATTTTTTTAGATAACAGGCTTATTATCAAGGAAAATCTAAGGTTGCTACCTGGCTCTGAATGTATGGAAGGTACTGGTATGCTGGAAGGCTTCACACATCAGGCGAGTTTGGTGTATCAGGCCGAATGCAAACCAGCGGATCATCTGCTAGCGGTGGCCTCCGCTTTTCTGGCAACGCAGGAGGATATTATTTTCGGCATCACCTCGGGTGCCGGTACCAGCATTCTATTGAGGATCCTGGGCTTTAAATCGGAACAATTATTTTTTTGTCTAAAAGAGATATCTGATATTTTAACAGAAACCAAGTAA
- the ureG gene encoding urease accessory protein UreG, giving the protein MERNYIKIGVAGPVGSGKTALIERLTRQMAENYSVGVITNDIYTKEDAAFLTQNSLLPADRIIGVETGGCPHTAIREDASMNLEAVEEMASRFPEIEIVFIESGGDNLSATFSPDLADVSIFVIDVAEGDKIPRKGGPGITRSDLLVINKIDLAPYVHANLEVMEQDSRRMRNGRPFVFTNLMTLQGLDLVIDWIKKYALLEELQEPQLLR; this is encoded by the coding sequence ATGGAAAGAAACTACATTAAGATCGGGGTAGCTGGCCCGGTAGGATCGGGGAAAACAGCCCTGATCGAAAGACTTACCCGACAAATGGCCGAAAATTACAGCGTCGGCGTAATCACCAATGATATTTATACCAAAGAGGATGCTGCTTTTTTGACCCAAAACAGCCTGCTGCCTGCCGACAGGATCATAGGCGTGGAAACGGGCGGTTGCCCGCACACTGCCATACGCGAAGATGCGAGCATGAACCTGGAAGCAGTGGAAGAAATGGCCAGTCGGTTCCCCGAAATTGAGATTGTGTTCATCGAAAGCGGGGGCGATAACCTTTCGGCCACATTCAGCCCCGACCTGGCCGATGTCAGTATTTTTGTAATTGATGTGGCCGAGGGCGATAAAATTCCCAGAAAAGGTGGCCCGGGTATCACCAGAAGTGATTTGCTGGTCATCAACAAGATAGACCTTGCGCCGTATGTACATGCCAACCTGGAAGTAATGGAACAGGATTCAAGGCGAATGAGAAATGGGCGACCGTTTGTTTTTACCAATTTAATGACCTTGCAGGGACTGGACCTGGTGATTGACTGGATCAAAAAGTATGCATTGCTGGAAGAATTGCAAGAGCCGCAACTATTACGATGA
- a CDS encoding urease accessory protein UreF, translating to MSTQLLNLLQLSDPMLPIGGYAHSSGLETYVQAGLVKDPATAREFVMQMLSKNLKYGDAAFASLAYEVAAKHDREELLRLDDECTALKMPREIREASHKLGNRLMKVFQPLLKMEITEVYQAHIKEGKAFGHYAITYGLFAFGLGIGKKEMLTGFFYNACAGFVTNIVKMVPLGQQDGQELLFSLLPVLDQLAEDCMQPDGDLVGLCCPGFDIRSIQHESLYSRLYMS from the coding sequence ATGTCGACACAGTTACTAAATCTGCTGCAATTAAGTGATCCGATGTTGCCGATAGGCGGTTATGCACATTCCTCCGGTTTGGAGACCTATGTTCAGGCTGGCTTGGTGAAAGACCCTGCGACCGCACGAGAGTTCGTAATGCAGATGCTGTCGAAAAACCTGAAATATGGGGATGCGGCTTTTGCTTCACTTGCTTATGAAGTTGCGGCTAAGCATGATCGGGAAGAATTGTTACGTCTGGATGATGAATGTACTGCCCTTAAAATGCCCAGGGAAATTCGTGAAGCCAGCCATAAATTGGGCAACCGTCTGATGAAGGTTTTTCAGCCATTGTTAAAAATGGAGATTACAGAAGTTTATCAGGCGCATATCAAGGAAGGAAAAGCTTTTGGACACTACGCTATCACATATGGATTGTTTGCGTTTGGACTTGGAATTGGCAAGAAAGAAATGCTAACCGGTTTTTTTTACAATGCGTGTGCAGGATTTGTAACCAATATCGTGAAAATGGTTCCTCTTGGCCAGCAGGACGGACAGGAGTTACTATTCTCCCTGCTGCCCGTTTTGGACCAGCTTGCGGAAGACTGTATGCAGCCCGACGGCGACTTGGTTGGCCTTTGCTGTCCCGGTTTCGACATCCGTTCCATTCAACATGAAAGCTTATATTCAAGGCTTTACATGTCCTAA
- the ureE gene encoding urease accessory protein UreE yields MVVKEKLGNLHDFEVNKRQIDWVEIEWFETGKRILHKKTRAGRDIVMKFLNETTGICQDDVLYLDESLLIVADILACDCVVVTPTTMFETASLCYEIGNKHTPLFYDDGSFLIPYEAPLFRLLTAQGYQVSLETRKLLNPLKTTVTPHANEENTTLFSRIMKLTSS; encoded by the coding sequence ATGGTCGTAAAAGAAAAGCTGGGTAACCTCCATGATTTCGAAGTAAACAAACGGCAGATCGACTGGGTTGAAATTGAATGGTTTGAAACCGGCAAAAGAATCCTGCATAAAAAAACGCGGGCAGGAAGGGATATCGTCATGAAGTTTCTGAACGAAACGACCGGTATTTGTCAGGATGATGTTTTATACCTGGACGAATCCTTGCTGATCGTGGCAGACATTCTTGCCTGTGATTGCGTGGTTGTAACACCTACAACCATGTTTGAAACTGCCTCGCTATGCTACGAAATAGGGAATAAGCATACGCCTTTGTTTTATGACGACGGTTCTTTTCTGATACCCTACGAAGCACCGCTGTTCAGGTTGCTGACTGCCCAGGGCTATCAGGTGAGCCTGGAAACCCGGAAATTATTGAATCCTCTGAAAACCACCGTGACACCTCATGCCAATGAAGAGAATACCACCTTGTTTTCAAGGATTATGAAGCTGACGAGCAGCTAG
- the ureC gene encoding urease subunit alpha, protein MNVSVNKIRYANMYGPTTGDKVRLGDTEIIIEIEKDLSLGFWPNYGEESKFGGGKTIRDGMAQSATATRAEGVLDLVITGVMIIDHWGIVKADIGIKDGKIIGIGKAGNPDTTDGIYQNMVIGASTEVHGGAGLIATAGGIDTHIHFICPQQIDHALFSGVTTMIGGGTGPADGTNATTVTPGAWNIQRMLEAAEAFPMNLGFLGKGNCASLAPLEEQIEAGVIGLKIHEDWGATPAVIDASLKMADKYDIQVAIHTDTLNESGFLESTMAAIGGRVIHTYHTEGAGGGHAPDIIKAAMYPHILPSSTNPTRPFTVNTIDEHLDMLMVCHHLNNAVPEDVAFADSRIRPETIAAEDILHDMGVFSMMSSDSQAMGRVGEVIIRTWQTADKMKRQRGALAEDKDNGNDNFRAKRYVAKYTINPAITHGISDYVGSLESGKLADIVLWKPAFFGVKPELIIKGGMIIGARMGDPNASIPTPQPVMYRHMFGAYGKALYRTCATFVSQLSLDRNVVQQYGLQKMILPVKNCRNISKKDLIHNDATPTIDVNPENYQVHVDGEHITCEPVTTVSLSQRYFLF, encoded by the coding sequence ATGAATGTTTCAGTCAACAAGATACGCTACGCCAATATGTATGGCCCGACAACGGGAGACAAAGTCCGGCTCGGCGATACAGAGATCATCATTGAAATAGAAAAAGACCTGTCGCTCGGTTTCTGGCCAAACTACGGCGAGGAATCGAAATTCGGCGGCGGTAAGACTATCCGGGATGGTATGGCGCAATCTGCCACCGCTACCAGGGCCGAGGGTGTACTGGACCTGGTAATAACCGGGGTGATGATCATTGATCACTGGGGCATTGTAAAAGCCGACATTGGTATCAAGGACGGCAAAATTATAGGGATCGGAAAGGCTGGCAACCCCGATACCACCGACGGCATTTACCAGAATATGGTCATCGGTGCTTCCACAGAAGTACACGGCGGTGCCGGGTTGATCGCCACAGCCGGGGGAATTGACACCCACATTCATTTTATCTGCCCGCAGCAGATCGATCATGCTCTTTTTAGCGGAGTAACGACCATGATCGGAGGCGGTACCGGGCCTGCGGACGGCACAAATGCTACCACGGTGACGCCCGGCGCCTGGAATATTCAGCGGATGCTGGAAGCGGCCGAAGCTTTCCCGATGAACCTGGGATTTCTCGGAAAGGGGAATTGCGCATCGCTGGCACCGCTGGAAGAGCAAATTGAGGCCGGGGTGATCGGGTTAAAAATCCATGAAGACTGGGGTGCAACGCCTGCGGTGATTGATGCCTCGTTGAAAATGGCCGACAAGTACGATATCCAAGTGGCTATTCACACGGATACGCTCAATGAGTCCGGTTTTCTGGAAAGTACGATGGCGGCGATCGGCGGGCGGGTCATTCACACCTACCATACCGAAGGAGCTGGCGGTGGCCACGCGCCGGATATCATCAAAGCCGCCATGTACCCGCATATTTTACCCTCCTCTACTAATCCGACGCGACCATTTACGGTAAACACCATTGATGAGCACCTGGATATGCTCATGGTTTGCCATCATCTCAACAATGCAGTGCCTGAGGACGTAGCCTTCGCCGATTCACGGATCAGGCCGGAAACCATTGCCGCCGAGGATATTCTGCACGATATGGGCGTGTTCAGCATGATGAGTTCGGATTCGCAGGCGATGGGACGGGTGGGTGAGGTCATTATAAGGACCTGGCAAACGGCTGACAAAATGAAAAGGCAGCGCGGAGCATTGGCCGAAGACAAAGACAATGGAAATGACAATTTCAGGGCAAAAAGATATGTGGCCAAATACACGATCAATCCGGCGATTACACACGGGATTTCCGACTATGTGGGTTCGCTGGAAAGCGGAAAACTGGCCGACATTGTGTTATGGAAACCTGCATTTTTTGGGGTAAAACCTGAGCTCATTATCAAAGGAGGCATGATTATAGGCGCCAGAATGGGCGATCCCAATGCTTCCATACCTACTCCGCAGCCTGTAATGTACCGGCATATGTTCGGGGCTTATGGCAAGGCGCTGTACCGTACCTGCGCCACATTTGTATCACAGCTGTCACTGGACCGCAATGTTGTGCAGCAGTATGGTTTACAAAAAATGATTTTACCGGTGAAAAACTGTAGAAATATTTCAAAGAAGGACCTGATCCATAATGATGCTACCCCGACTATTGATGTCAATCCTGAAAACTATCAGGTACATGTCGATGGGGAACACATTACTTGTGAACCGGTTACGACTGTCTCTTTATCTCAACGTTATTTTTTATTTTGA
- the ureB gene encoding urease subunit beta yields the protein MVPGEYFLAEGEIVINAGKPTVTVTVVNTGDRPVQIGSHFHFFEVNRQLLLDRAKAYGMRLNIAAGTAVRFEPGEEKEVLLVEIGGKRKITGFSNLVDGDLGEQKSNALEKARAENFKDTAL from the coding sequence ATGGTTCCAGGAGAATATTTTCTAGCGGAAGGGGAAATTGTCATTAATGCAGGCAAACCAACCGTCACCGTAACGGTAGTCAATACCGGCGACCGGCCCGTGCAGATCGGCTCCCATTTTCATTTTTTTGAAGTAAACCGGCAGCTGTTGCTCGACCGTGCGAAAGCTTACGGAATGCGATTGAACATTGCCGCCGGTACCGCAGTCAGGTTTGAGCCGGGAGAAGAGAAAGAGGTGTTGCTGGTGGAGATCGGCGGTAAAAGGAAAATAACCGGTTTCAGCAACCTGGTTGATGGTGATCTGGGCGAACAAAAAAGCAATGCATTGGAAAAGGCCCGCGCCGAAAACTTTAAAGATACGGCCCTATGA
- the ureA gene encoding urease subunit gamma yields MHLSPREQEKLLLFLAGELAEKRKLRGLKLNYPESVALISSRLQEAARDGRSVAELMHFGSTILMREDVMEGVPEMIPDIQIEATFPDGTKLVTVHYPIR; encoded by the coding sequence ATGCATTTATCTCCCCGTGAACAAGAAAAGCTTCTTTTGTTTTTGGCTGGTGAACTAGCCGAAAAGCGTAAGCTACGCGGACTAAAATTAAACTACCCCGAATCGGTGGCCCTGATCAGCAGCCGGTTACAGGAGGCTGCGAGGGACGGGAGATCCGTAGCCGAGCTCATGCATTTCGGATCCACTATTTTAATGCGGGAGGATGTTATGGAAGGTGTTCCGGAAATGATACCGGACATTCAGATAGAGGCTACATTTCCTGATGGTACCAAATTGGTTACAGTTCATTACCCTATCCGCTAA
- a CDS encoding response regulator transcription factor: MKKIAVFVVDDHEIFRNGLKQLINNEPDMEVIGEASTGEEAIEMLAQTVVDVIIMDIRMPGIGGLDTGKSVLKNNHKAKLLFFSLFDNPDYVITALDMGASGYILKDTSNKIFLHAIRTVHNGQFYFIGDVTDTLVRKYHEQKNASGKVQASQPSEISLSKREQQIIKMIHQGVTNKEIADTLEISIRTIEAHRLNILRKFQVNTIEEAVENAKTALLLD; this comes from the coding sequence ATGAAAAAAATAGCCGTCTTTGTAGTCGATGACCATGAAATTTTCCGAAACGGGCTCAAACAACTTATCAATAACGAGCCGGATATGGAGGTGATCGGGGAGGCCTCGACGGGAGAAGAGGCGATTGAAATGTTAGCTCAAACCGTTGTGGATGTGATCATTATGGATATTCGGATGCCCGGTATCGGGGGGCTCGACACAGGTAAATCTGTTTTGAAGAACAACCATAAGGCGAAACTGCTTTTTTTTAGTCTTTTCGATAATCCGGATTATGTCATCACCGCTCTGGATATGGGTGCAAGCGGCTACATTCTCAAAGATACCAGTAACAAAATATTTCTTCACGCGATACGAACCGTCCATAACGGGCAATTTTACTTTATCGGGGATGTTACCGATACCTTGGTACGTAAGTATCATGAGCAGAAAAATGCGTCGGGTAAGGTGCAAGCCAGTCAGCCTTCTGAAATATCGCTTTCAAAACGCGAGCAGCAGATTATCAAGATGATACATCAGGGCGTGACGAATAAGGAAATTGCGGATACGTTGGAAATTAGCATCCGTACCATTGAGGCGCACCGGCTCAATATTTTACGCAAGTTTCAGGTCAATACCATTGAAGAGGCGGTCGAGAATGCGAAAACCGCATTATTATTGGATTGA
- a CDS encoding sensor histidine kinase — protein MAMLKKETITDEPQEKKTFLYFTWLYVSALLIVAVISILSQILIQKYLTAQRDDSHIINYAGRLRTYSQTLSKTALLIESGRDIESNQKEFVNTLRQWQKAHQALIGGNSFLNLPPNNRKEIAMMYDMVKEPYQEILTAANGMEKAKSTDSAAIKAYVKKILEYEKSYLLGMELIVFDYDRFWREKVRTLKEIEYILLGVILFTLLLEAGLIFFPLSVKIRQTMVGLIQSENRAKKLAEQLQESSKSIEKSHKELRETNYALEKATYLVKTDSEGRIIYANDKYCHVTRYNLSDLHGRPLFYNNQGGKESIIYDHIRNPQRRTDVWQGEVYDTASDGAGFWLDVTMMPIIDNDGSLYQYLVVCNDITKRKNTERELWLLTEEKMRRQETEQHIRSFSIINGQEKERERIAAEIHDGIGQMLTSLRMKLEQVDDRMEHKDPEIQRVNELLASIIFETKRICADLLPSVLEDFGLRSAIRELVKTCRETATSITFHLEENIQFEAFHREVEIGVFRILQEALNNAIKHSAATIIEVHIDSDPEFLNIIIQDNGKGFYFDNQYIYSREKFPKAHGLRGMKERADLLNGVLNINSAPGQGTTVQLELPFSKTQS, from the coding sequence ATGGCTATGCTCAAAAAGGAAACGATTACAGACGAACCGCAGGAGAAAAAAACATTTCTTTATTTTACCTGGCTTTATGTTTCTGCGCTTTTGATCGTAGCGGTGATATCCATTCTGAGCCAGATACTTATCCAGAAATACCTGACAGCCCAGCGGGACGATTCTCACATTATTAATTACGCAGGCCGCCTTCGCACGTATAGTCAGACGCTCAGCAAGACTGCATTGCTGATCGAGTCGGGCAGGGACATTGAATCGAACCAGAAAGAATTTGTCAACACATTGAGGCAATGGCAAAAGGCGCATCAGGCTTTGATAGGGGGCAATTCTTTTCTCAATTTACCTCCTAATAACCGGAAGGAAATTGCGATGATGTATGATATGGTCAAGGAGCCCTATCAGGAAATACTGACCGCCGCCAATGGTATGGAGAAAGCCAAATCGACGGATTCTGCTGCCATTAAGGCTTATGTGAAGAAAATCCTGGAATACGAAAAATCCTATCTGCTCGGAATGGAACTGATTGTGTTTGACTATGACCGGTTTTGGCGGGAGAAAGTACGTACGCTCAAAGAAATCGAATATATCCTGCTTGGCGTGATACTTTTCACCCTGCTGCTCGAAGCAGGGCTTATCTTTTTCCCGCTGTCCGTTAAGATCCGCCAGACGATGGTCGGGCTCATCCAATCGGAAAACAGGGCGAAGAAACTGGCCGAGCAGTTGCAGGAAAGCAGCAAATCCATAGAAAAATCACATAAAGAGCTTCGGGAGACCAACTATGCGCTCGAAAAGGCGACCTACCTGGTGAAAACCGACAGCGAGGGCCGGATCATTTATGCTAATGATAAGTATTGCCATGTGACCAGGTACAATCTTTCGGACTTGCATGGACGGCCTTTGTTTTACAACAATCAGGGTGGAAAAGAAAGCATTATCTATGACCATATCCGAAATCCGCAGCGGAGGACCGATGTGTGGCAGGGCGAAGTTTACGATACCGCTTCCGACGGTGCGGGTTTCTGGCTGGATGTGACAATGATGCCCATCATTGACAATGACGGCAGCCTTTATCAGTACCTGGTAGTTTGTAACGACATTACAAAAAGAAAAAATACGGAGCGGGAACTATGGTTACTGACCGAGGAAAAAATGCGCCGGCAGGAAACGGAGCAGCATATCAGATCTTTTTCGATTATCAACGGTCAGGAGAAAGAGCGGGAGCGGATCGCGGCGGAGATCCACGATGGTATAGGGCAGATGCTGACCAGTTTGCGGATGAAACTCGAACAGGTAGATGACCGGATGGAGCACAAAGACCCCGAAATCCAGCGGGTAAATGAATTGCTTGCCAGTATTATCTTCGAAACCAAGCGGATTTGCGCCGATCTTCTGCCTAGTGTGCTGGAAGATTTCGGCCTTCGCTCGGCGATACGGGAACTGGTGAAAACCTGCCGGGAAACCGCTACTTCCATTACTTTTCACCTGGAAGAAAACATCCAGTTCGAGGCATTTCACCGTGAAGTGGAAATAGGTGTTTTCAGGATTTTGCAGGAGGCACTCAACAATGCCATCAAACATTCAGCGGCTACGATCATCGAAGTACATATCGACAGCGATCCCGAATTTTTGAATATCATTATTCAGGATAATGGAAAAGGCTTTTATTTTGACAACCAGTACATTTATTCACGAGAGAAATTTCCCAAGGCACACGGGTTGCGAGGGATGAAAGAGCGGGCTGATCTGCTCAATGGCGTGTTGAACATTAATTCGGCGCCAGGACAAGGTACTACGGTGCAACTTGAATTGCCGTTTAGCAAAACACAATCATAA
- the urtE gene encoding urea ABC transporter ATP-binding subunit UrtE → MSESILRIHGLSSAYGQSTILWGTTLEVKQGTVTTIMGRNGVGKTTLLKTIMGLVTPKSGTIEYRGQDITALPPYQKSRMGIAYVPQGREIIPKLTVYENLKLGLEAVGDRKAKIPEDEIYTMFPILKEFRKRLGGNLSGGQQQQLAIARALTGRPSLLLLDEPTEGIQPSISQEIGQILRKLAKEQGISVLLVEQKIDFARPVTDYFYFMNRGVVVSEGSSDEMSMEELQNHISL, encoded by the coding sequence ATGAGCGAATCTATTTTAAGGATCCATGGACTGAGTTCTGCCTATGGGCAAAGTACCATTTTATGGGGTACAACCCTGGAAGTAAAGCAAGGTACTGTTACTACCATTATGGGCAGAAATGGCGTGGGTAAAACGACGCTCCTGAAAACCATTATGGGCTTGGTAACCCCCAAATCGGGCACGATAGAGTACCGTGGGCAGGACATTACCGCGCTGCCACCGTATCAAAAATCAAGAATGGGGATCGCATATGTTCCCCAGGGACGTGAGATTATTCCTAAACTGACGGTTTATGAAAACCTGAAACTCGGGCTGGAAGCTGTTGGCGACCGAAAAGCCAAAATTCCCGAAGATGAGATTTATACCATGTTCCCCATCCTGAAAGAGTTCAGAAAAAGGCTCGGGGGGAATCTGAGCGGCGGGCAGCAGCAGCAGCTGGCGATTGCCCGGGCATTAACCGGCAGGCCATCGTTATTGCTACTCGATGAGCCCACAGAAGGCATTCAACCCTCCATATCCCAGGAAATCGGGCAGATTTTAAGGAAACTGGCGAAGGAACAAGGTATTTCCGTTTTACTGGTGGAACAAAAGATCGATTTTGCGCGCCCGGTCACGGATTACTTTTATTTTATGAACCGTGGAGTAGTCGTTTCGGAAGGTAGCTCTGACGAAATGAGTATGGAGGAACTGCAAAATCACATTTCGCTATAA